A segment of the Eptesicus fuscus isolate TK198812 chromosome 9, DD_ASM_mEF_20220401, whole genome shotgun sequence genome:
GAGGTGGCCGTCCGGATGCAGTCCTTCGGGATGAAGACTGTAGGGTACGACCCCATCATCTCACCAGAGATCTTGGCCTCCTTCAGCattcagcagctgcccctggaggagatctggcccctctgtgacttcatcactgtgcacacccctctcctgccctccacgACAGGCCTGCTGAACGACAGCACCTTCGCCCTGTGCAAGAAGGGCATGTACATGGTGAACTGTGCCCACAGAGGGATCGTGGATGAGGGCGCCCTGCTCCGGGCCCCGCAGTCGGGTCAGTGCGCGGGCGCAGTGCTGGACGTGTTCACGGAGGAGCCACCTCAGGAGCATGCCTTGGTGGACATGAGAATGTCATCAGCTGCCCccacctgggcaccagcaccaaggaggcccagagccgCTGCGGGGAGGAGATCGCTGTCCAGTTTGTGGACATGGTGAAGGGGAGAGCCCTCGTGGGGGTCGTGAATGCCCAGGCCCTTACCAGCGCCTTCTCTCCACACACCAAACCTTGGACCCGTCTGGCAGAAGCTCTGGGAACTCTGATGTGAGCCTGGGCAGGGTCCCCAAAGGGACCATCCAGGGGGTAACGCAGGGCTTATCCCTGAGGAATGCCGGGAACTGCCTGAGCCCCGCAGTCATTGTCGGCCTCCTCAAAGACGCTTCTAATCATGCGGATGTGAACTTGGTGAACGCCAagctgctggtgaaggaggccGGCCTCAATGTAACCACCTCCTATAACCCCAAAGTGCCAGGAGAGCAAGGATGCAGGAAAGGCTTCCTGAGCgtggccctggcaggtgcccccTACCAGGCT
Coding sequences within it:
- the LOC103290235 gene encoding LOW QUALITY PROTEIN: D-3-phosphoglycerate dehydrogenase-like (The sequence of the model RefSeq protein was modified relative to this genomic sequence to represent the inferred CDS: inserted 2 bases in 2 codons; substituted 1 base at 1 genomic stop codon), with the protein product MAFANLQKVLISDNLDPCCWKILQDGGLQVVEKQNLSKEELIVELQDCEGLIFHLATEVTLDIINAAEKLQVVGRAGTGVDNVDLEATMRKGILVVNTPNGNRLSATELTCGMIMCLARQIPQATALMKDGKWDQKKFMGTELNEKTLGILALGRIEREVAVRMQSFGMKTVGYDPIISPEILASFSIQQLPLEEIWPLCDFITVHTPLLPSTTGLLNDSTFALCKKGMYMVNCAHRGIVDEGALLRAPQSGQCAGAVLDVFTEEPPQEHALVXHENVISCPHLGTSTKEAQSRCGEEIAVQFVDMVKGRALVGVVNAQALTSAFSPHTKPWTRLAEALGTLMXAWAGXPKGTIQGVTQGLSLRNAGNCLSPAVIVGLLKDASNHADVNLVNAKLLVKEAGLNVTTSYNPKVPGEQGCRKGFLSVALAGAPYQAVGFVQGTRPVLQALNGAAFRSEVPLHRGLPLLLFRDQPSNPAMLPTMTGLMAEAGVQLLSYQTLAGSTGETWHIMGISSLLPSLDAWKQHVTKAFQFHFLPWGSPGPALGAL